In the genome of Mesorhizobium sp. NBSH29, the window TTATTTCAACAAGGATATCTTTGAGAAGGCTGGCCTGGACGTCAACAATCCGCCAAAAACCTGGCCGGAAGTGTGGGAAGCCGCCAAAAAGATCAAGACCAGCGGCGCGGCGCCTTGCGGCTACACCTCGACCTGGCTCACCTGGATCCACACCGAGAATTTCGCCGCCTGGAATGACCTCCAGTACGGTACCATGGAAAACGGCCTCGCCGGCACTGATGTCGAGCTGACCGTAAATTCTCCGGTGTTCGTCAAGCATTTCCAGGAACTGGCCGACCTCGCCAAGGACGGCACATTCAAGTATGGCGGCCGCACCTCGGAAGCCAAGCAGATCTTCCTCGCCGGCGAATGCGGCATCTTCACCGAATCGTCGGGCGGCCTTGGCGACATTGTGAAGTCTGGCATGAATTATGGCATCGGCCAGTTGCCGTATGATCCCGAAGCGCCGAATGCGCCGCAGAACACCATTCCAGGCGGTGCGAGCCTGTGGGTCTTTGCCGGCAAATCGGACGAGGAATACAAGGGCGTCGCGGCGTTCTTCACTTTCCTGTCGCAGACTTCGATTCAGGCGCGCTTGCATCAGGTTTCGGGCTATCTGCCGGTCACTTTAGCCGCCTATGAGGAAACCAAAAAGTCCGGTTTCTATGAGAAGAATCCTGGCCGCGAAACTCCCATCACCCAGATGCTCGGCAAAGAGCCAACCGCCAATTCAAAGGGTGTTCGCCTCGTCAACCTGCCGCAGGTTCGCGACATCGAGAACGAGGAGTACGAGAAGATGCTGGCTGGTGATCAGACTGCCCAGCAGGCACTCGACAACATCGTATCGCGCGGCAACGCGGCGATCCAGCAGGCGATCGGCAACTAGTTTCGAGCCGATGTCAACGCGATTGTCCTGCGCAATTTGCGTGGGACAATCCCTGCCTGAATGGAGGAAGTCCTGTCTCCACGCGTCGTATTTCCCAACAGGGTGTTGCCGTATCTTCTGGTCGCGCCACAGCTCGCCATCACGCTGGTGTTTTTCTACTGGCCGGCCAGTCAGGCGCTCTATCAGTCGATGCTGCGCGAAGATCCCTTCGG includes:
- the ugpB gene encoding sn-glycerol-3-phosphate ABC transporter substrate-binding protein UgpB, translated to MSFQGFAAGLAATFTLLSSTSAFAVTEISWWHAMTGANSEVVETLSKEFNESQSDYKVVPVFKGTYPETLNAGIAAFRAKQPPHIMQVFDVGTGVMMAAEGAVKPVAEILSMGGTAFDKSQYLPGIAAYYSKPDGTMLSFPYNSSSPILYFNKDIFEKAGLDVNNPPKTWPEVWEAAKKIKTSGAAPCGYTSTWLTWIHTENFAAWNDLQYGTMENGLAGTDVELTVNSPVFVKHFQELADLAKDGTFKYGGRTSEAKQIFLAGECGIFTESSGGLGDIVKSGMNYGIGQLPYDPEAPNAPQNTIPGGASLWVFAGKSDEEYKGVAAFFTFLSQTSIQARLHQVSGYLPVTLAAYEETKKSGFYEKNPGRETPITQMLGKEPTANSKGVRLVNLPQVRDIENEEYEKMLAGDQTAQQALDNIVSRGNAAIQQAIGN